DNA from Daucus carota subsp. sativus chromosome 1, DH1 v3.0, whole genome shotgun sequence:
ACCTTACAATGATTCTACCAAATGGGATTGGCTAAGGGGATTATTGTCTACCATTGACCGAAACTACTGAATCTTCGACACAATCTATTATCAAGCAACTAATACTCATGTAGCACATCATCTCTTCACATCAATCCCACATTACCATGCACTGGAAGCCACCAGAGCAATCAAACCTATACTTGGAGAGTACTACCAGGATGATGgcacaatattttataaatcactgTGGAGTGCTAGAAAAGAGTGCGTCTATGTCAGAGGAAGACGAAAGCGAAGGGGCCTATTGGTATAACAACAAAGACCCAATCCAACATTAGCTTATAATCATCTCATCTCACACAGGGCACCGACTCAAAATATCATTGACATAAAGTGTTTATATGAGTATTTAGAATTCAATGCACTATCATGATAAGCACATGTAATTAAACTTCGATTACGTGTGCATTTCAACATCTACTCTACAACCCATTAGACCTGTAAAATTTACGCCAGGCACAATGATCATTTCGTATTGAATAGTTCGTATTGAATAGGGGAAAAAACATGGTGACCGTGAGAACTTACATTAAATCAATATAACCAATATAACACATGATGTAGATATGATACTGTCAAACAAACAGAGTAGGGTAAAAATACTAGTTAAGACAAGGGCATACACTAGTCCAGTATATACATTATTTGGCTTCCCAGAGACATTTTGTCAAACAGGTTAGGACAGTGATCGCTCAAACAATACGTTACAGTAATCTTCACAAACCAATTTACATGTGTGTGCGGGTGTGAGAGAgaagggagggagagggggatATAGAAATAGGGGGAGAGTAAGAGAAATAATCaggagattaatcggataagtaattaaaaaattaataagataATCTCGACTGCTCTTTCGGCTTATTTTTCTACCAGATCTCACGTTCCGGTACGGAATTCACGAGGATCCATATctgtttataaattaaaatctgtCGTATATAGTATCGATATCAACAATTTCAGCAGAAGTATTACTCAAAAATTAACAAACTCCTCAATCCAAACCATGTTGAAAAAGACcaaagaatcaaaagacaaaatattcaaaatattcaaaatgCTAGGGATATGAAGACTTGAACatcacataataataaaatcatatcaCACAAACAAACTAATATAAACTAAAgtgatttaattattaatacgCATTTCATGattatttatcaattaaaataCATGAGCGTCAATCACAGTTTGTCTTTTCATACCCAGAACAAGTGTTTTTCTCCTTATGCACATACATAATCCTTTTTGGAAAAACCATAAAACTCTCCGTGATCTGATTTATTTTTGCCACTGTTTGCGACATTTCCGTCTCATTCCAAGTCATGCAACCCTGAACAACACCTATGACCCATATATACACAATATAAGGATTCTGTATATGCttttattgatttatatttgtagctataaatatatatacagagaGATGTCTTACTTGATGTAACGATGAGAATGAAGAGCACCACAATTATCTCCATTCTGCACaaccaaaaattattatatgtgAAATTGGCTGTGTCAATATATATGCACACTCAATCAGAGGGTATTAGgaaagaaataaatattatatttgcagAGATTGAGCTAATCATATTTGGAAAATGCTAGGTATTCCAGAAAGTTAAACTGATCCCATGAAATGTTACATCTTTCTAATGGACACAAATCAGTTGCTCTAAGTTAGGCACCTGAGTGCTTTGCATTCATTTGGGCAACCATCATACATCTGCTATGATTCAAAAATGTCGACTTCTTTTGTTTTCTCCTCCTTCCTTGTTAGAATGAATTTTCCTCTAATTTGGTGTTTGATATTCCTCAAAACAGTGAGCAGACAACATTAGTTGCAACATTAAATGGTACCATTCATTTAGTGGATCCCAAGTCTAAAAAAGTTTTATGTTCTCAGGCAACAGGGGGCTACTTTAACTTCATATCACACCCCCTGTCGAGTGTCGAACATAACGAATCTGGACCTTGACCTCTTTACTAGATGGATTGTGGAGATGACTGGATGTTGTATGCGCACACTAAGCTTGGCAAAATGGTGTGTCCTTTACTCTTACTTCTGCCGCTCAACTGCATTTCCTTTATTCTGGATCAGACCCCAGTACAGAACCTCAACATTTTAAACCCGTAAACCTATCACAGCATCAACTATGCACCATTCATGTGATTATTACTTTGTTTGAATTCATATTTCCCCTCTAGTCTCATCTAACTATCTAAGTTTGTGCAGAACCAACTAAAACCAGTTTCAAGAGCTACACTCTGATTAGATTAGATATGTGGCCCGAGTTGTAGCAGTTTATCATTAGCCAAAGACCCAATCCAACATTAGCTTATAATCATCTCATTGCACACAGTGCACTATGCGGAAGGAATATAATTAACTAGATGCAAATAATCAAGAAAGTGTTTATATGTAAAACTTTGATTAGGCGTGCTTTTCAACATATACTCTACAACCCATTAGACCTGTAAAATTTACGCCAGGCACAGTGATCATTTTGTATTTGAACAGGGGAGAAAACATGGGAACCACGAGAACCGACATTAAATCAATCAAACCAATATAACACAAGATGTGGACACTCAGGAACCTTATGCACTTATTATCGCTACCTGCAGATCATGACAGTcataatacatagatatgatACTGTCAAACAAACAGAGTAAggtaaaaatattagttaagacaAGGCATACACTAGTCTAGTTGATACTACATTATTTGGCTTCTCAGAGACATTTTGTCAAACAGGTTAGGACAGTGATCGCTCAAACAATACTTGACAGTAATCTTCACAAACCAATTTACATGTGTGTGCGGGTGTGGGATAGAAGGGAGCGACAGGGGATAGAGAAAGAGATCGAGGAAACAAACTCACGTTCTAACTTCTTGTCCGATCAGCTATGAGATGGAGTAAACATacatgtataataattttattactgcattatgtaattttataaGGACAATGCTtcaagaatatataaaataatttagtattttgattttttttaaagaattatatcatttttacGTTTGAATCTGAAAAATCACTATAAAACATAACATGATATGTTGTTTTAAGAGTCCAATCATATATGAAATAATGTTTATGATTTCAAAACGCTAGATAGTGTAGTGTTAAgaaaaaaacaaacataaagCGTTTTTAGATTGCTCAATAATAAGTAGGGTCATCTTTTTCCGACactaatattttgataatttttttgaaatttgtgaTATTGAAGTCGACaccctagttttttttttttttaacaaatgcaagaaaatttcattaatttgaatataatacagtagggacaaacccccaactgtcgatacaaccaagtggtaaaacaaataacatactaaaaacaattaaatgatttgtttcctgatcgtttaacacatagaatttaaaaatttttgaagctaaaaacaaaatcaaagacaACTCAAGCGATCCAAATTACACCAAAATCTCTGGTAATAGTAACACTCTAGTTTAGTATAATAAGATGAAGCACAAATGAGTATATTTCAAACAATTTGTTATACTCAGTACTGTTCAcattttgaaatccgattaatccttataaacCCCCGTGACTAATTGATTCAATTTGtgaaatccgattaattctTATAAATTTTTCTCTATCGAAGTGTGTATAATATACAATATTActataaatatgaattattatagaatttatgatatagtatatatattttttattaaataactgatattataataactaaatactgaaaataatatttattaaaatacaacCAAATTTTCACTCTGATTAATACCCGATTTTCCGATTAATACTTAATCGATAACTCAATTAATTTGGTTCGATTCCCAATTTCTATAATACTGAAACCGGAACCGGATAATACTGTTAAGTCGAAGATTTTTGGAACACCGACTATACGTAATAATTTGCTAgaaaatgtaattttcattcacgcaaaaaccaaaatcaaaatataaaccTTGTTAAATATGACTTGGACAAAacaactaagagcatctccaagagactcttcatttaggctcttaacttgagatttgaggaggaagaagagaaaTGTTGTTctaagagactcttaagtggctcttaaatcactaagagcctcttgtttctctctcctctctcctcaaagttaagagccaccacatggctcctaacttattttttcacaataaaaaaatccttccctccaattcacctccatctttccttctcttttgttacagtggagcccaatatatgaataaaatatgaaatagagaagagatgtagagagtgttgttggagtttacactcttaactttgtcctaaattactaagagccacattttttatattatatttaggagtcaacaaggaggctcttggagatgctctaaacacGAGGGCTGCTGTTTCAAATTGGCGCCAAAAACATTAAACTCGTCTAGTTGTATTGTGCTCAAACTCATCATCTAGCTGCTTCTGCTGATCAAACAACCCTGAAACATTCTTCAATCGCGATTCCCATGTTAAACACTTGTGTAGTGACAGAAAATTCTCGGAAGCTATTCACATTTCTACAGAAAAAACAAAACACTCGCTTGTGGGATTTGTATCGTAAATGTGGGTGTGTTGGTGATGTGCGGAAGGTGTTTGCTGGAATGTCTGAGAGAGATGCGTGTTCTTGGAATATAATGGCATTTGGGTATGTGAAAGCGGGGGATTTGGGGGCTGCTAGGGGGTTGTTTGATAAATGCCGGAAAGGGATTATTTTTCGTGGAATGCGAAGTTTCAGGGTATGTGAGGTATGATCAGCCGGGTGAGGGGTTGGAGTTGTTTAGGGTATGGAGAAGAATGGGGATTTGGGGAGCAGTAAGTTTGTGGTTTCGAGTGCCCTTTCGGCTTGTTCTGTTGTGAGATGTTTGCGTGCTGGGAAGGAGATTCATGGGCATATAGTGAGGACGGGGTTGGATTCTGATGAAGTAGTTTGGAGTTTGTTGTCAGATATGTATGGGAAATGTGGTAGTATAGATGATGCAAGGCATATATTTGACAAATCTTTGAATAGAGATGTTGTTCCGTGGACGGCCATCATTGATAGGTACTTTGACGATAGAAGGAAGGAAGACGGGTTTAAACTATTTATGGAGTTGTTAAGTTCGGGGATTAGACCAAATGAGTTTACTTTTGCTGGGGTTTTGAATGCATGTACAAGTCAATCTGCAGAATATCTGGGGAAACAAGTTCATGGTCATATGATTCGGATTGGGTGTGATCCGTCATCATTTGCAACTAGCATCTGGTCCTGTGGTCCACATGTATTCCAAGTTGGGAAACATGGAGAATGCTTATAGGGTTTTCAAAGACATACCGCAGCCTGACTTGGTTTCATGGACTTCTTTGATCAATGGATATGCTCAGAATGGTCAACCTCAGGAAGCTCTTCGGTTATTCGAGTTGCTTCTCAAGTCTGGTAATAAACCCGATCATGTTACTTTCATTGGAGTTCTCTCTGCTTGCACCCTGTTGGAATTAATCTCAAACATTGGTTTCAAATAAGTTAATGATATAGTATGATTTGGTCAGCTGGTTTACTGGAGTAATTTTAGTGTCATAGTATCTATATACTTCTTAAAGCATGAGTGATTTTTTAAGGTTATTCCGGTAATTTCACATGctcttggatcaacccattaaCCATCTGGATCAACCCGGTCTCTTCCCTATTCAAATTAACACTGTAATTTCAAATATCGGATCTTCATGTAACCCGACCCAGATAATGTTGGATCTCATAGTATCTTCCAACCATATGAGAGTTTGAAAAAGGCATTGAATTCGGTTCCTCCAATCATGGCACTCATTACTACGTCTGattgatttaaaattcaaacatgataGTTAATCATAACATATCCATGCTTAATTTTCTTATTCAATCTCTTCATCCTCCATTATGCTCTctgctatttttttatttgaaattcgaAATTCTTATAATCTGCTTGCATCTGTAATCATTTGGTCATTTTTTCTCTCTCTCGATTTGCAGAGTGTTTGGtagtaacatttttttttatattgtagtgATAACGGTGATCGTGTTTTTTTAGCATGAAGATGGATTCAACGTCGTCAACAGATTTTGCAATCCTTTCTATGGTAGGTCATGTTGCGTTGATCAGTGTATGCATCAGGCAAGACGATGCTTCAACAAAGGATGATGtctcgaagtcaaaaagagaataacacCATTGGTCGTGAAATAAGTCTGCACTATATCCagcttaatttacaatatttgctccattgtgtatatttgttcattctattatttttgaACGGGTTCTGAGTTTgttgtttaaaatatatttgattttcgatGACTTTGGCATtaatccttttttgtataatatgtagtggtttccatattcactatattcaattttcaaatctataccttttgttataatttcaaattaatggagcactttttcactccacaattttagctctcgataaggaagtttttatatactaaatttttaaatatttggatacatggatctagactgttatagctcatatgcaaatagggaagtcaatctttatttgattttcattgatgttgacattaattactaaaataccaTTTACATTTAATGTTTGCAGTTTCCAcgttcattatatttaattttcaaatcaagactttttgttataatttcaaattaatagagttttttttcactccataattttagctcctgataagaaagtttttatatatttgacattttaaatttttggatacATGGGTCTAGCATGCTATAAtccatatgtaaataaggaaaaatagtcaaattttattttacttaactaattttggccgttattattacaatccttttttgtacaatatatattggtttccatattcaacacatttaatttccaaatcaagacttttgatATATTTTCGATACATGGATATAAACTGCTATAACTCATAGCAAAAAAGGAAACGTAGtcaaacataatttgatttccacttattttagcaTTTAATACTACAAAActttttcgtataatttgtgcatttttcatattcactatattcaattttcaaaattgactttttgttataattttcgATTAATggagtaattttttttcacttcacaattttaactcttgataaagaaatttctatatattagacttttaaaattttcatatacatgaatctagcctgctataacttatatgtaaataagaaaacatagtcaaagtttatttgattttcaataattttggcatttattatcACAAACTATTTTTGCATAAAATGTGGTGGTTTACATATAtgctatatttaatttttaaatcaaaactttttgttataaattcaaattaatggagtctttTCTCATTCCATAATTTCAGCTCTTGATATATAAGGAAGTACTCATATACTAGGTTTTACGAATTTTCGATACATGGATCTGGACCGTAATAGCTTATATGCGAATAGGGAGTCAAACTTCATTTGATTTCCAcagattttgacatttattactacaatactttttcttttaatttatacagttttcatgttcattacattcaattttcagatcaagaatttttgttataatttcattattaatagagCATTTTTTTTCATACCTGTGTGTGTAGCACGAGCCAAAAtgcttaaataattttcatgtgGTAATAAATGAGCACACTAGTCCACATGTATTCCAAGTTGGGAAACATGGAGAATGCTTATAGGGTTTTCAAAGACATACCGCAGCCTGACTTGGTTTCATGGACTTCTTTGATCAATGGATATGCTCAGAATGGTCAACCTCATGAAGCTCTTCGGTTATTCGAGTTGCTTCTTAAGTCTGGTAATAAACCTGATCACATTACTTTCATTGGAGTTCTCTCTGCTTGCACCCATGCTGGTCAGTTGACAGAGGGCTAGAGTATTTCCACTCAATAAAAGAGAAACATGGTCTAAAATACACTGCAGATCACTATGCTTGTGTTGTTGATCTCCTGGGTCATTCTGGCAGATTTAAAGAGGCTGAAGATATCATTGTAAGCATGCCCATGAAACCAGATAAGTTTCTTTGGGCTTCCTTGCTTGGTGGTTGCAGAATTCATGGAAATATAGAATTGGCAAAACGAGCAGCTGAAGCATTATTTCAGATTGAACCTGATAATCCAGCTACTTATGTTACTCTTGCAAATATTTATGCCACTGCTGGTAAATGGGATGAAGTGGCAAAACTCAGAAAGGCTATGAATGACAAAGGAGTTGACAAGAAACCAGGTATTAGTTGGACGGAGATCAAAGGAAAAGTCCACACTTTCATGGTGGGAGATAAATCCCACCCATATTCTACTAAAATATACGACTATCTGTCAGAACTGTTCAGAAGAATGAAGGAAGAAGGGTATAATCCCGAGACAGACTATGTGCTGCATGATGTAGAAGACGAACAAAAGGAGCAAAATATATTCTACAATAGTGAGAAGCTTGCAGTTGCATTTGGAATTATTGCTACTCCACAGGGAACCACCATTAAAGTTTTTAAGAACCTAAGAACTTGTGTTGATTGCCATACCtcattcaaatatatctccaaaaTTGTTAAGAGAAAAATAATAGTAAGGGATTCAACCCGATTCCATTGTTTTGAGGGAGGAAGCTGTTCTTACAAAGACTATTGGTGACTTGGGATATATTAACTTTGAAAGTTATTGGATGATTGTTAATTGAAGTGAGCTATGAACTTATGGGTATGGTTTGAACTGTTTGTTGTTTTGTGGTTACATTCGTTCTCTTTTACTTCCTCAAACTTTCAGTTCCCCATTCGTATTAAATCATTTATCTCTTCATCGTCTTTGGAGAGTTCTTCTGTAGATTTTGGCCACGGGCAGCACCATCAAGTAGTACATGCATGAGTTAATCTCAGAGTTTTTCACTGTGAGATCACCCTATCCCCACAGCTGGTTCCTCGAGCAGAATTCTACAGTTACAGATAGTATACAGCCAGGAGTAGTACAAGCAAATTAATTATTGTAGAAACATTTCTTTATAGAATTGATGGTGGCGAAACTATAGACTGCTTTA
Protein-coding regions in this window:
- the LOC108216224 gene encoding LOW QUALITY PROTEIN: pentatricopeptide repeat-containing protein At4g37170-like (The sequence of the model RefSeq protein was modified relative to this genomic sequence to represent the inferred CDS: inserted 4 bases in 4 codons), producing the protein MLNTCVVTENSRKLFTFLQKKQNTRLWDLYRKCGCVGDVRKVFAGMSERDACSWNIMAFGYVKAGDLGAARGLFDXMPERDYFSWNAXVSGYVRYDQPGEGLELFRXMEKNGDLGSSKFVVSSALSACSVVRCLRAGKEIHGHIVRTGLDSDEVVWSLLSDMYGKCGSIDDARHIFDKSLNRDVVPWTAIIDRYFDDRRKEDGFKLFMELLSSGIRPNEFTFAGVLNACTSQSAEYLGKQVHGHMIRIGCDPSSFATSICTLVHMYSKLGNMENAYRVFKDIPQPDLVSWTSLINGYAQNGQPHEALRLFELLLKSGNKPDHITFIGVLSACTHAGXVDRGLEYFHSIKEKHGLKYTADHYACVVDLLGHSGRFKEAEDIIVSMPMKPDKFLWASLLGGCRIHGNIELAKRAAEALFQIEPDNPATYVTLANIYATAGKWDEVAKLRKAMNDKGVDKKPGISWTEIKGKVHTFMVGDKSHPYSTKIYDYLSELFRRMKEEGYNPETDYVLHDVEDEQKEQNIFYNSEKLAVAFGIIATPQGTTIKVFKNLRTCVDCHTSFKYISKIVKRKIIVRDSTRFHCFEGGSCSYKDYW